The stretch of DNA CGACGTGCGGAGCCCGGAGGacatcctcgccgccgaccgcctcgTTTTCCCTGGCGTCGGCGCCTTCGGCTCCGCCATGGACGTCCTCAATAGCACTGGCATGGCCGACGCGCTCCGCGAGTACATCCAAAGGGACCGCCCCTTCCTAGGCATCTGCCTCGGCCTCCAGCTGCTCTTCGACTCCAGCGAGGAGAACGGACCGGGTAAGCTCCTCTCACTCTCCGTCAGTCCGTCCCACTTCGTCTGCCGCTTGTTTGCTAAGCTGTGCACTGTGGATGAGCATTAGTTAATTTAGCATTTGATGTCGTAGTGAGCGGTCTTGGTGTGATACCGGGCGTGATCAGACGATTCGACTCCTCCAAGGGCCTCATAGTTCCTCACATTGGCTGGAACGCTCTTGAGATCACCAAGGACACACAGCTGCTGCAGGGAGCTGATGGCCACCATGTTTACTTCGTTCACTCCTACCACGCACTGCCTGTATGTAGCAGCAGCTTTTAGATTCTCGGGCTTTGGTGGATTCATGAGATGTGACTTGTTTTTTCTTTCTACATGCTTAGTCAGATGCTAACAGAGACTGGATTTCATCAATATGCAACTACGGGGACAGCTTCATATCATCCATCTCAATGGGAAACATTCAGGCAGTTCAGTTTCACCCAGAAAAGAGCGGAGGTAAATAGTTAGTTTAAATATGGATCTCCAAAGTTTTAACTTACTGGTCGTATAAAACATTCTTATCTTTTTCTGCAGATACTGGACtttctattttaaaaaaaattctcagtGCTAATCCTTCAGGAACAAAGGTGATGTTTATAGTTTCTAGCAGTCAATTTCTTTTGATTTGATCTTTTTAATTATTAATTATGAAATATCAAATTCATACACATATTTGTGATGTAGGTCCCAGCACGTAGGAAAGCATCAAAACTTGCAAAGAGAGTGagtttcatatttcatattgtTGAATAGTTCAATGTGAACCACAGTTTAGATTTCCATCCTTCTTATTCTCTTAAAAAATTTTAGGTGATAGCATGCCTTGATGTTCGGTCAAATGATAATGGGGATCTTGTGGTAACAAAAGGTGATCAGTATGATGTAAGAGAACATACTAGCAGCAAAGAGGTACAATGCTTTATCCACTGACCTTAAGCGTGGTTAAACTTCTTAAACATCAGGACAAGCTCTAAATGGCACTTTCGTTTTAGTCCTAGGTGATACTTTGGCCATAGTTCATTTATATTAAATAAAGAATAAATCTGAGATAATTTTATATGATTTGGCTGATATAAAGCTTGTTTTGAACATATTTTAATATTTACATCATATTCTCATAGGTAAGAAACCTTGGCAAGCCAGTCGATTTAGCAAGTCAATACTACATAGATGGTGCTGATGAGGTAGTTTTCTGCATACTTTTCCAATGTTATGATTTGATGTAAGTTATTATCTTATATCATTAATAACATTTCCCCTAGGTCAGCTTCTTGAATATAACTGGTTTCCGTGACTTTCCATTGGGTGATTTGCCAATGCTAGAGGTTTGTTTAGAATCTGAAACCTCCTAATTTTATCTTTTGTCTTTACGCCTCTTTTGTCTAGTGTGGTGACATGTAATCTTCTGTAGGTACTGCGTTGTGCATCTGAAAAGGTTTTTGTGCCACTTACAGTTGGTGGAGGTATACGAGACTTCACAGATGCAAACGGAAGGTTATTTCTCATGCTCTGTTCTTAAGCAATGGGGATCCAGAAACTTTGTGCTCAGAAACTAATCTCCTGGTGAGAAAGCCATAGAATGTGGAGTAAAAAGATGTAAAAGCAAAGGCAGTCACAGATATTCAAATTGATAGCTAAATGACTTGTTTTTCTTATCTGAATAGGCCTGTTACATAAATTCCAAGTTTTTCAACCAATCTTCGTGTGGTGATGCAGTTTGTCATCTTATTTATCTATTCTTTTCAACTCTGCATGTTTCCTGCCCTTTGTTCTTTACATCCAATGGgtacacaacaacaacaacaagccttttttcccaagcaagttggggtaggctagagatgaaacccgaaagaaataagttcaaggttcaggcacattgatagctagtctccaagcgctcctatccaaagctatatctttagaaatattccaatctCTTTACATCCAATGGGTAGCATTTGTTATTTTAGCCAATACTGAAAAGGGCAAAATATGTCCCTTTAACTGTATACATTTCTTTCTTCTCAGATACTATTCAAGCTTGGAGGTAGCATCAGAATATTTCAGGTCTGGTGCAGACAAAATTTCAATTGGAAGTGATGCTGTTTATGCTGCTGAAGCCTTTTTAcaaaccggtgtatgtattttatTTTTCCCTCTCAATGTTCAGCTATTTCCCCATTATATAGTTATTTCTGTGTATCAGGTAAAGACAGGGAAAAGCAGCTTGGAGCAGATTTCTAGAGTATATGGCAACCaggttttctttattttcataaCCTTGTTTTGTTTTATTGCTCAGTTACAAAAACATAAACTAAAAGTTTTGTATCTGGTATTTTGGTTACTAGTCAGATTTCACGATATGGTAGAGATTTCCTTCTTGTTGTTACCTTTTTTTTCCCCCTGAAGAAGTAACACTGCAAAGTACCACATTCAAGTTTCTGTTCTGTCATACATATGTCACTAAATTTGGAAAGTCAGTTACATGCATAATTTTTCTATTTGGTGGACAACTTATTTCTATGGAATATAAACACTGAGTTATATATTTCACCATGTATTGCGATAATGGCTGCCTATCAATGTTCAAAGAACTGCAGTTCATTTATCATTCAAAGTCAGTAAACGTCAATCAAACTAGATTGGAAAGTGGATCCAAGACTAAAGGTCACCTGTTCTCATTCAAGGTCCCAGCAGCAAACATCTGGTTCCTGCTGTTTTATCAATTGTGTTGCTTATACATTGTTGACCAATCCAGTAAATTCTACCAATATACCAGTGAATGGCACCTGAACCATCCTCACAGTAAATATCTATTAGTATTCTAGCAGAAACACTATATAACCTATAAATTGCTCATTGTGATAAAGTATATTTCTCATTATCAGGCTGTAGTTGTAAGTATTGATCCTCGACGGGTATATGTCAATAGTCCAGAAGATGTGCCATTTAAAACTGTGAAGGTGTCCAGTAAAGGTACATTCTATCTTTGTTATAAATCGCCATTTATATTTTGAACATGCTAACATCTCATGTGACTTTCCAGGTCCATCAGGAGAAGAATACGCATGGTACCAGTGTACAGTAAGTCATTCCTTCTTCCTCAGCTGTATAGACTTTTAAATTTGAGCTCTTTTCGTACTCTTTCTTGACCTTTCTTTTAGGTCTAGTACTAGTAGTAACTATGATTTATTTTCGAGGCAAAGTCAGTCTAAGGAACTCCACCTGAACATCTCCGTTTCATAGAAAACAAGTTCTACAAGAACTATGATTGAAAGGAGCATAATTGTTAATTTGCTTCTGTTTCAGGTGAGTGGTGGACGTGATAGCCGACCTATAGGAGCATATGAACTAGCAAAAGCTGTGGAAGAATTGGGTGCTGGAGAAATACTACTTAACTGCATTGATTGTGATGGTATATTGACAAATTCTGAGCGGTTAAGTTTTGCGCATATGCTATGGTATTTTTACAAAGATTTCAGCTTATTGTGCTCTGCAATCTGAATAAAACAAGGTGGCGCCCTTCAATATATCTTTATTGAGCCCCTTTACCGATAGTCATTGTAATTTGTTCTAAAGAATTTTgaatgttttttgttttttagcaGTTTCATTATCGGTTCATTTAGTGCATTTTAGCAATCCCTTTCATTGCATATGATTCTGTTACATGTGCTTTTCCAATCCAGAATCAATATCTCACTGAATTTACTATTCACTCATCTCCTCAAGAGTCGTGTGGTTTTTACGTGAGCTCGCCAAGCCTACCACAACCCTCCTTCATCTAGGCTTTGGACCAGCTATAGTAAAACATCAAAGTGGAGTTGCCCTGTTCTCATGCCTCCTGTATAAACTTATATTGTATAATTGCAGGCGTGAATTTTATTGACTAAGTTAAGCAAGTGCACTATGACCTTGGAATCTGTGTTGCAATGTGACTGTAAATCAATCAAGAGTGGAAAAAAATAGTACCCATACCATTTAGTTCTATTAGGTTCAAAATTTGTGGTCAAATTGTTGTTTGCCAGTTTGCTTCAATTTTCATGTGAATTTGTCCTTTTATGGGTTTATAAAGCAAAGATTCCATTATGGCATCTTGCCTTGCAGGCCAGGGCTGTGGATTTGACATAGATTTGGTCAAAATGGTGTCTGATGCTGTGACAATTCCTGTCATTGCAAGCAGTGGTGCTGGTGCTGTTGAACATTTTTCCGAAGTCTTTGAGAAAACAAATGCTTCGGCTGCCCTTGCTGCTGGCATTTTCCATCGGAAAGAGGTATGGGATCCTACTTTGCCTTCCCTGTTGGAACGCCAACCTATGAGAGGTGTCTTTCTGTAACTTGCACGTATGATTTCCTGTGCTGCTTTAGGAATTCTTTTCCTCTAATTTGTATGATCACCCATTAGTTCAGTTGCTTGTCAGCATGCGTGCTGAGTTAGCAACTTTATTACATAACATGTTAGAATTCTTACCCATCTTTAATTTGGAAATCAAGCTATGCTTTGTATAATAATATTGTTATTGTTTTTTATTACAACTTTATTGATTTTTTCATGGTTTTTATTGAGTTTCATCTCTAGACTACCCACCTTACTTGGAACAGTGTTGCATTGTCCTggagtaaatttttttttgttagtcGTGCCTTAGTCCCCATTAATCAACTTACCGTACACATTCCTTACAAAGTCAATATTATCTGTTCCTGGGCTTGATAATTGATATAGAGATTTGACTTATCACAGGTCCCCATACTAGCCGTGAAAGAGCATCTGGTGGATGCTGGTGTCGAGGTCAGGGTGTAGCAGGAAAATCTTTGTTATTGTTGAAAAATTCCTGTCTGATCTTGTCTGATGTAGTGAATGTTGCAACTACTCTCTGTTCTGTTTCTGGAACATGTTGGGCGCAGTGCCTAGGCCCCTGATGGGAAACTGCAATTTCGTAATAAGTTAATAAGGCGATGCTGAACGGCTTAAGCAGTTTTTTTTTGCTTGGGTTTCTGTACTTTGCCGGTGCGTTCAAGCTGCCCCCGAGGCTCCGACTGGCGAGAGAGCGCTGCGCAGGAAGGTCGTGGTCCGGCTCTTCTGAAGTGCCGACTCCTCGTCACTCCTAGTCAGCCTCAGCGTCTTATTCTCGTATTCATCTGTTTGTTACGTCCTGGGTCATTACTCATTGGATAAGAATCCAAATAAAAACTTGAATATTAACTGCTTCAGCCGAGAAGAATAAAACAATATATGCCCCAGGTGCCCAAAGTTGCCACACATATCACAAGGTGCTAGTCTAGCACCTCAGATTCGATGTTTTTCACCTTAACTACCTTTTTCTGTCTCTTtgcacctctttttttttttttgaggttcTCTCCATGCACCTCCTTAGTAAGCACGTTGTAGCTGCCCTTATTCCCTGTAAACTCCAACCACTCACGCTTATAGGAGAAGAATAGATGAGTGGCTTTCACTTATCAGATCCAAATACCATGATTATATCTAGAAGATAATTATCTAATGATAACCTCACGAGTAATTATCATGtatgtttgtatatttgtatgCATGTATATATGCATCTTTCCACCATAAGAAGTACCACCAATTAAGCAGCATTTGCTTGCTCTCTAATCATTTAAGTATCTCAACTTTGTAATTTATTCTAGATGCTCCATGTGACTTATAAGGGTTCCCCTCTTTCAGGTGATTCTTGCAAGCGCTTTTATAGATGTGTCCCTTTGTAAGCTGCTAGACGGCTTCAAATTACCATTGAGAATGCAGATACCTTCAGAAAGGGAGATCCCTGATTCCAAAACAAAACAACAAAGTTACAATGTGTTATCATCCGGTTCTTCACTTCACTACCTGTGGAGCAGAATTTAAACTAAGACAGAATAATTCATAAAAGCACCCAAAACTGCCGGACAGAAACTATTATTACAGAAACACTTGAATTGAGACTTTTGATAGAACAGACAAACAAAAGAACTTGGAGTCTATGAATTGGAAATTCATTCATCTTCCATTGTTTCTCGTAGAACTTCGCATCATGCCATCTGTCCTAACTCCCTCGCCACTTGCTGATCAGCTTGGATCACAATGACTTGGTCAGTAAGTGCATGGTCTTCTTTTAGACGGAAGTTCAGAGCCACTGATTGCAGAGACGCAGCAGTTCCATAATCCATTTTCTGCTGGTCCTCAACTTTCCATATCGGTGCCTATTACTGACATTGCACACATAATGCATGATAATCTAGGTGTTGTGAATTGACATTTTTCCCTTGTAAAACTGAAATGTGATCCGGTCTTCATTCGTTCATAATAGAGTGATATATGAACTCGTAAAATGCAGCTAAAGAGTCCCCTTTAAAGATGTATCAAGCAATTATGAATGCATACCTTGATAAATCACCACCTTTTGCACTGTGTTGGTCTAAATACATCTTAATCAGTTGTTGCTTAGCTTGTGTGGATTAAAAGAAATAGCACGAATTAAATGACCATGGAATGAATATATTGCGTTTATTTCACCCTATCTCCTGTCATCCTGTGGCCTGCATGGCTGCATTGCTAAAAAGCCTTCCGTACACTCATTTTATATGGAAGAGATTTTCGTTGCAAAACATAATTATGAAAAACTAATTTTATTATATGACAAAATGCATGCACAGATAGAACAGGAACAGTTTGTCTAGTATATCAGGATTCGTTTGATTGAGGTCTGTAAGTACTAAGTAGTATCTTCGCATCACAAGAACACAAAATAGTTTCCCAAGTGACGATGTTAACAATAACTAAATGTTTTTCTGACAAATGTAACCTAACAAACGTAATCCTTGAACTTCATAGGAACAAAATTTCACGGGAGAACGGTGAAGTTTCTCATGCTAAGATCGGGGCTGAATCATGCCCGGCCCCCTGACAAAGTACATGGTGCTCTAACTAAAAATTACTCCATTGAGAACAACCTGATCTTATTATCCAGGTCGCCATCATCGCAAAACCTACAGCAAATACGGCTGCGCCGCGCCCTAGCTAGGCTATCCGTCTCAAGTTCATGCGCACGTCCACCGAGCCGCGCACCACGGACCGCAGCTTCCCGTCCGCGTCCTGCGGCGCCGGCAGCTCCCAGTCCAGCAGCGGCACCGTCTTGCCGAACTCCAGCGTCCCCTCCACCCTCGAGGGGcgctcctccacctcgcggTGGCGCCTCCTCTTCTGatcctccgcctcctcgtcgtcggcgtCCCCGATCACCAGCGCATCGAGCAGCGGCACCCGCGCCCTGCCGATCACGGCGGTGTAGGCCGAGGTGTGCGGCCCGCCGCGGGTCACCACCACGTCCCTCCTCCGGCGCAGGTCCTGGTCGACGCGCTCCACGTGGATGTCGAGGGACTCGCGCGGCCAGCCCGACACCACGGGGATCCTAAGCTGCAGCCGCCACCGCTTGATGTCTTCCATGGCCTGAGCCCTGACATACCTCCTGATGTCCCTCTCGCTGATATCTTCGTCGACGTCTTCCTCATCCAACTCGTACGGGAGCATCATCGGCGAGCAGACCACCTTGCCGCGGAAGCTCACGTGCACGAAGCAGAACTGCGGCCACGCTGGGCCGGCGTAGCCGCTCATCCTCGGGCACGTGACGCTGACCTCCAGCAGGCCCTCCCGCCGAGGGGGAAGATCGATCTCTGCCATAGGGGAAGCTTCCATCACAAGCACTCAAtatcgctcgccgccgccgcctcctaatACGGGCGTTGTTGTGGGTAGAAATCTCTTCTCTATATCTCTATCcctatattatttatatatatacatacaactAGAGGGCGACGGTACGTCGCGACACCGTCGCGCCCCCCAGCCCGTCGTAGTCCCTCGGGAAATTTTGAGCCGCCGATGCTTGGTTGCCGCTCGGTCGAAATCATCATCACCCGGTTGCAGTTGCAGTGGTGGGACTCCCTTCGTCTGATCCTTGCGAAATCAACGCTGCCCCGAGCGCAGCCTCCCTTCGCAGACCGTGCGGGAACACATCGGTCGCTGAATCGGCGGCGCAGTGATGCAGGAACGCCGCGCGCTCGGGGCCACGGCGCCACCCCACGCTCGGCGGTGATGGCGAGAACGGTGGGGTTCCCATCGACGGGAAGCAGCTCGTCGATGGGGAAGCCCAGGCCCCCGCGCTCCCTCGCGGGATCGCGCCTTTGTCGTCTCGGGTCATCGACGCCATCTTGGGTCGGTACCGCCGTCCTCGAAGAGCTGAGAAGGCCGGCGtaccgccatcgccgccgagacCAGGGCGGCGCTCCGCACTCGGCGTGTCGCCTCCATCCGCATCGCGCGTCGCGTCCGGAGCAATGCGTGGGCCTCCTCGCCGCGACGACTCGGGCCGTCGTCGCCGTGCCCCGCCACGCGGCTGCCGCCTCCACGCAGCCGTCCCCGCCGCGTCCGGATCACTTCTCATGCCCAGCGTCGCGAACTCACACGACGGTTCCTCCCTCGCCAGCTCGCCGACGATTCGATCTCAGAGGGAAGCCTCCCCAATTCCTGAGCGCGGGCGtctccggccggcctccccgccgCGAGTGGGCACCACTGGCCTCGCCGGCACCAGCGCGTGCGGCCACCGCAGGCCTCCCTCCCAGGCTCCCTGGTAGGGCGCGACTGGCTGCTCGCCTTCGATTCGGGCTTTTTTCGTAGCACAAAATTGGCAGCTAATGCAACCAGTTCACCATACGTGCTGATTTGATGTTGTTTGTTCCTATATGCGAGGCCTAATATTTTCCAGCAAGCGGAAGCACAGTAGCACAAAAGTTCCTATGCGGGGCCAGATGCGCTCTAGGCAGCAGCAATGTTCTCTTTTTGTTGTGGATGTGTTTGCAGAAAAGGAGAGAAAGCAGCAGATCATAGTGGGATTTGCCAAAGGAGTTCACTAAagaattcagtgtaatcatcaTACAGGTATCGACTCCTACTTGAGACTGTCAATTCGTTAGTACTGCTCTAATTTTACTTCTGGCTAATAAGGATACAAACACTGCTGTCAAATCATTATTCTTTGCATATGGTTTGCTTTGATTAATGTTACTACACTGCAAGTTTATTTGCAGTATCTAAATCTGCATTGTGTCTTTTTTGGTACGGTGTTCTCCCATGATATGGTTAGACTTCAAATGCTTTGTCAATCTCTAGGTCGTTTTTTCGAGCAGCCGAAGGAGGTGTCTCGTGTTTCGCTGGACCAGGAGAGGATGCTGATTTTGTGTTGCTCCGTCCAGCTGCAGACCAACAGTTGAGGTGCAAGACATATTGGTTCAAGTAAGCTTACAGGACGCATTTATCCAGGTCAACCAAGTTTCTTTTGGCTGTCCGTTCGGTAGCAGGAGTAATGTCAAATTGTATGGGGAGTCTTGCCGCTGAGACCTGAAGGACGATATTCAGTTGTGTTCAGAAGGAATTATGTATCACGATGCAA from Panicum virgatum strain AP13 chromosome 9K, P.virgatum_v5, whole genome shotgun sequence encodes:
- the LOC120652967 gene encoding imidazole glycerol phosphate synthase hisHF, chloroplastic-like, encoding MQPPPPPLPQPLGAMATGAATLTVPCSVGRRPKRSSQRRGSGSASVSVRASSDANTVTLLDYGAGNVRSVRNAIRHLGFGIRDVRSPEDILAADRLVFPGVGAFGSAMDVLNSTGMADALREYIQRDRPFLGICLGLQLLFDSSEENGPVSGLGVIPGVIRRFDSSKGLIVPHIGWNALEITKDTQLLQGADGHHVYFVHSYHALPSDANRDWISSICNYGDSFISSISMGNIQAVQFHPEKSGDTGLSILKKILSANPSGTKVPARRKASKLAKRVIACLDVRSNDNGDLVVTKGDQYDVREHTSSKEVRNLGKPVDLASQYYIDGADEVSFLNITGFRDFPLGDLPMLEVLRCASEKVFVPLTVGGGIRDFTDANGRYYSSLEVASEYFRSGADKISIGSDAVYAAEAFLQTGVKTGKSSLEQISRVYGNQAVVVSIDPRRVYVNSPEDVPFKTVKVSSKGPSGEEYAWYQCTVSGGRDSRPIGAYELAKAVEELGAGEILLNCIDCDGQGCGFDIDLVKMVSDAVTIPVIASSGAGAVEHFSEVFEKTNASAALAAGIFHRKEVPILAVKEHLVDAGVEVRV